A genome region from Trachemys scripta elegans isolate TJP31775 chromosome 2, CAS_Tse_1.0, whole genome shotgun sequence includes the following:
- the LOC117872813 gene encoding cytosolic purine 5'-nucleotidase-like isoform X1, translating into MGSLAGEPDAALAPPQDGPRSAKEPGGADGRALKRACQHRIFVNRSLALEKIRCFGFDMDYTLAIYKSPDYEELAFELLLDWLVSIGYPHEILKYQYDPTFPTRGLVFDTQYGNLLKVDSHGNLLVCAHGFRFLNGAEIWNYYPNKFIQRDDMKRFHILNTLFNLTETYLYACLVDFFTNCSRYVNCDTGYKHGNLFMSFCSIFQDVREAMDHVHLSGCLKEKTLENLEKFVVKDPRVPLLLSRMKEAGKVFLATNSDYNYTDAIMTYLFTLDPGDKVQRPWRSYFDLIVVDTRKPLFFAEGTVLRQVNTDTGKLRIGTYTGPLQHCAVYSGGSSDMVCDLLGVKGKDILYIGDHIFGDILKSKKRQGWRTFLVVPELARELHVWTEKSEIFEELRSLDVLLAELYQPLDSGSSERPDISSIKRQIQKVTHEMDMCYGKMGSLFRCGSRQTLFANQLMRYADLYAASFINFLYYPFSYLFRAPPVLMPHESTVEHVHLELRESGLLTGHRLHQLSFHGHQNLRGIFQDTDEAEEDDND; encoded by the exons ATGGGCAGCCTCGCCGGGGAGCCGGACGCCGCGCTGGCCCCGCCGCAGGACGGGCCCCGGAGCGCCAAGGAGCCGGGGGGCGCCGACGGCCGCGCTCTCAAGAGGGCCTGTCAGCACCG GATCTTTGTGAACCGCAGCCTGGCTCTGGAGAAGATCAGGTGCTTTGGTTTCGATATGGACTATACGCTGGCGA TATACAAGTCCCCAGACTACGAGGAGTTGGCCTTTGAGCTGCTGCTGGACTGGCTGGTCTCCATTGGGTACCCCCACGAGATCCTGAAGTACCAGTATGACCCGACCTTCCCCACCAG GGGCTTGGTGTTTGACACTCAGTATGGGAACCTGCTGAAGGTTGACTCTCATGGGAACCTGCTGGTCTGCGCCCACGGCTTCCGCTTCCTCAATGG GGCTGAGATCTGGAATTATTACCCCAACAAGTTCATTCAGCGGGACGATATGAAGCGATTTCACATTCTCAACACGCTCTTCAACCTCACAG AGACCTATCTCTATGCCTGCCTGGTGGATTTCTTTACCAACTGTTCCAGATACGTCAA CTGTGACACAGGCTACAAACACGGCAACCTCTTCATGTCATTCTGCAGCATCTTCCAGGACGTGCGGGAGGCCATGGACCATGTGCATCTCTCG GGCTGCCTGAAGGAGAAGACGCTGGAGAACTTGGAGAAGTTCGTGGTGAAAGAC CCCCGTGTGCCCCTGCTGCTGAGCCGCATGAAGGAAGCGGGGAAGGTTTTCCTGGCCACCAACAGCGATTACAACTACACAGAT GCGATAATGACGTACTTGTTCACCTTGGACCCGGGAGACAAG GTCCAGCGCCCATGGCGCTCCTATTTTGACCTGATTGTCGTGGACACGCGCAAGCCACTCTTCTTCGCCGAGGGGACTGTCCTGCGGCAGGTCAACACG GACACGGGGAAGCTGCGTATCGGGACCTACACCGGACCCCTCCAGCACTGCGCTGTCTATTCTGGAG GCTCCTCGGACATGGTGTGCGACCTCTTGGGGGTGAAGGGCAAGGACATCCTCTACATCGGGGACCACATCTTCGGGGACATCCTCAAGTCcaagaagaggcagggctggcgcaCCTTCCTGGTGGTGCCCGAGCTGGCCCGAGAGCTGCACGTGTGGACAGAGAAGAGTG AGATCTTCGAGGAGCTGCGGAGCCTGGACGTGCTGCTGGCGGAGCTCTACCA GCCCTTGGACAGCGGCAGCAGCGAGCGCCCGGACATCAGCTCCATCAAGCGCCAGATCCAG AAAGTCACCCACGAGATGGACATGTGCTACGGGAAGATGGGCAGCCTCTTCCGCTGTGGTTCCCGCCAGACGCTCTTTGCCAACCAGCTGATGCGCTATGCAGACCTCTACGCCGCCTCCTTCATCAACTTCCTCTACTACCCCTTCAGCTACCTGTTCCGTGCACCGCCCGTGCTG ATGCCGCATGAATCGACTGTAGAGCACGTGCACCTGGAGCTCAGGGAGTCGGGCTTGTTAACGGGGCATCGGCTGCACCAGCTCAGCTTCCACGGCCACCAG AACCTCAGAGGCATTTTTCAGGACACTGACGAGGCTGAGGAGGACGACAATGACTGA
- the LOC117872813 gene encoding cytosolic purine 5'-nucleotidase-like isoform X2: protein MDYTLAIYKSPDYEELAFELLLDWLVSIGYPHEILKYQYDPTFPTRGLVFDTQYGNLLKVDSHGNLLVCAHGFRFLNGAEIWNYYPNKFIQRDDMKRFHILNTLFNLTETYLYACLVDFFTNCSRYVNCDTGYKHGNLFMSFCSIFQDVREAMDHVHLSGCLKEKTLENLEKFVVKDPRVPLLLSRMKEAGKVFLATNSDYNYTDAIMTYLFTLDPGDKVQRPWRSYFDLIVVDTRKPLFFAEGTVLRQVNTDTGKLRIGTYTGPLQHCAVYSGGSSDMVCDLLGVKGKDILYIGDHIFGDILKSKKRQGWRTFLVVPELARELHVWTEKSEIFEELRSLDVLLAELYQPLDSGSSERPDISSIKRQIQKVTHEMDMCYGKMGSLFRCGSRQTLFANQLMRYADLYAASFINFLYYPFSYLFRAPPVLMPHESTVEHVHLELRESGLLTGHRLHQLSFHGHQNLRGIFQDTDEAEEDDND, encoded by the exons ATGGACTATACGCTGGCGA TATACAAGTCCCCAGACTACGAGGAGTTGGCCTTTGAGCTGCTGCTGGACTGGCTGGTCTCCATTGGGTACCCCCACGAGATCCTGAAGTACCAGTATGACCCGACCTTCCCCACCAG GGGCTTGGTGTTTGACACTCAGTATGGGAACCTGCTGAAGGTTGACTCTCATGGGAACCTGCTGGTCTGCGCCCACGGCTTCCGCTTCCTCAATGG GGCTGAGATCTGGAATTATTACCCCAACAAGTTCATTCAGCGGGACGATATGAAGCGATTTCACATTCTCAACACGCTCTTCAACCTCACAG AGACCTATCTCTATGCCTGCCTGGTGGATTTCTTTACCAACTGTTCCAGATACGTCAA CTGTGACACAGGCTACAAACACGGCAACCTCTTCATGTCATTCTGCAGCATCTTCCAGGACGTGCGGGAGGCCATGGACCATGTGCATCTCTCG GGCTGCCTGAAGGAGAAGACGCTGGAGAACTTGGAGAAGTTCGTGGTGAAAGAC CCCCGTGTGCCCCTGCTGCTGAGCCGCATGAAGGAAGCGGGGAAGGTTTTCCTGGCCACCAACAGCGATTACAACTACACAGAT GCGATAATGACGTACTTGTTCACCTTGGACCCGGGAGACAAG GTCCAGCGCCCATGGCGCTCCTATTTTGACCTGATTGTCGTGGACACGCGCAAGCCACTCTTCTTCGCCGAGGGGACTGTCCTGCGGCAGGTCAACACG GACACGGGGAAGCTGCGTATCGGGACCTACACCGGACCCCTCCAGCACTGCGCTGTCTATTCTGGAG GCTCCTCGGACATGGTGTGCGACCTCTTGGGGGTGAAGGGCAAGGACATCCTCTACATCGGGGACCACATCTTCGGGGACATCCTCAAGTCcaagaagaggcagggctggcgcaCCTTCCTGGTGGTGCCCGAGCTGGCCCGAGAGCTGCACGTGTGGACAGAGAAGAGTG AGATCTTCGAGGAGCTGCGGAGCCTGGACGTGCTGCTGGCGGAGCTCTACCA GCCCTTGGACAGCGGCAGCAGCGAGCGCCCGGACATCAGCTCCATCAAGCGCCAGATCCAG AAAGTCACCCACGAGATGGACATGTGCTACGGGAAGATGGGCAGCCTCTTCCGCTGTGGTTCCCGCCAGACGCTCTTTGCCAACCAGCTGATGCGCTATGCAGACCTCTACGCCGCCTCCTTCATCAACTTCCTCTACTACCCCTTCAGCTACCTGTTCCGTGCACCGCCCGTGCTG ATGCCGCATGAATCGACTGTAGAGCACGTGCACCTGGAGCTCAGGGAGTCGGGCTTGTTAACGGGGCATCGGCTGCACCAGCTCAGCTTCCACGGCCACCAG AACCTCAGAGGCATTTTTCAGGACACTGACGAGGCTGAGGAGGACGACAATGACTGA